A region from the Triticum aestivum cultivar Chinese Spring chromosome 3D, IWGSC CS RefSeq v2.1, whole genome shotgun sequence genome encodes:
- the LOC123076978 gene encoding reticulon-like protein B9: MATGGSHFNGHRAPRLFGRERPVHAALGGREAADIILWRRPKVSASILGAATAAWALFEVAEYHFLTLACYAAMIAMLTFFIWTNASAFMNLPVPRIPETILSERTAKQVILGLHRRLTWFVHRLYAIACGEDIKKFIMTVVSLYIASVVATCFSSLTLLYLVVLCTMTVPALYERYEHEVDHLVATGARDVRTHFAKMDSGVLRKIPRGKGATTAAHGTTANNVHGWHRSHVN, encoded by the exons ATGGCAACGGGAGGATCGCATTTTAACGGACACCGGGCGCCGAGGCTGTTTGGCAGGGAAAGGCCCGTCCATGCCGCCCTCGGTGGACGCGAAG CGGCGGACATCATCCTGTGGAGGAGGCCCAAGGTTTCGGCGTCGATCctcggcgcggcgacggcggcgtgggctCTGTTCGAGGTGGCGGAGTACCACTTCCTGACGCTGGCGTGCTACGCCGCCATGATCGCCATGCTCACCTTCTTCATCTGGACCAACGCCTCCGCTTTCATGAACCT GCCGGTTCCAAGGATCCCTGAGACGATCCTGTCGGAGAGGACGGCGAAGCAGGTGATCCTGGGCCTGCACCGGAGGCTCACCTGGTTCGTGCACCGGCTGTACGCCATCGCCTGCggggaggacatcaagaagttcaTCATG ACGGTGGTGTCCCTGTACATCGCGTCGGTCGTCGCGACCTGCTTCAGCTCCCTCACCCTGCTCTACCTCG TTGTGCTGTGCACGATGACGGTGCCGGCGCTGTACGAGCGGTACGAGCACGAGGTGGACCACCTGGTGGCCACGGGGGCGCGCGACGTCCGTACCCACTTCGCCAAGATGGACTCCGGCGTGCTCAGGAAGATCCCCAGGGGCAAAGGTGCCACCACCGCCGCACACGGGACGACGGCCAACAACGTGCACGGGTGGCATCGCTCACACGTCAACTAA
- the LOC123076977 gene encoding mediator of RNA polymerase II transcription subunit 15, translating to MDSAPPAAGGGPGAGYPESTDSSPRSRGGDSWDEPFPSSAAAAAAGGGGRLRLMCSFGGRIVPRPTDKSLCYLGGETRIVAVDRNASLADVHGRLSRSLLAGQPFTLKYQLPNEDLDSLISVSTDEDLDNLVDEYDRVAATSSSGGGASRTSRIRLFLFPAKPESSSSLGSLLDDSSKSENWFVDALNSAISGSFDGIPRGISTDSASVNCLLGLEDDNASQHSRSGVPNSGPAEDQRANQQKLAAAARHQHDVQSVPDSPMLDKNSSFGSTSSAPSLSNLPPIRVRPEDRQPVAPPVSVEDHFAQMGISEQQGLPPPVMGYMQPPPQAPIPAMAMQAASSISPSEPPSRAFSDDDRSDHGGRMQQPPKQEVPPTADPNNRAMFYNDMSPRNEMKRDMPVGTDAASYRAPAPAPDAATSAAAAQPPPGYVYAQMQPQQQLQQPPQQQLQQQQQLQQQQQLQQQAQQQLPQQIQQQPQQQLPPQLQQQAQQQQAQQQPPQPQQAHQPAPQQYVTAGNQHFIHNPATGTFIPIQSYYQQTVPQQAPQQQQSPAFDPNTGMYYIPMQRPNAPQQYSIPAGAVAPMAAPTLVDSVPKPTVPIPQQYMKPELQQPGMYRTAAPAAPAPGANTAPNYAGMGYHHVMQSHHHPASQPPPTMAGNYGYPEYAADPRAQVFYSQAGAPPASLPPQYQLPMGAPDASGQADMNQNRGGS from the exons ATGGACTCGGCGCCGCCAGCCGCCGGCGGCGGCCCCGGCGCCGGCTACCCGGAGTCAACGGACTCGTCCCCGCGCAGCCGCGGCGGGGACTCGTGGGACGAGCCCTTCCCCTcctcggccgcggcggcggccgcgggcggGGGCGGGCGGCTGCGCCTCATGTGCAGCTTCGGGGGCCGCATCGTGCCGCGGCCCACGGACAAGTCCCTCTGCTACCTCGGCGGGGAGACCCGGATCGTGGCCGTCGACCGCAACGCGTCCCTCGCCGACGTCCACGGCCGCCTCTCCCGCTCGCTCCTCGCCGGCCAGCCCTTCACGCTCAAGTACCAGCTCCCCAACGAGGACCTCGACTCGCTCATCTCCGTCTCCACCGACGAGGACCTCGACAACCTCGTCGACGAGTACGACCGcgtcgccgccacctcctcctccggcggcggcgcctcCCGCACCTCCCGGATCCGCCTCTTCCTCTTCCCCGCCAAGCCCgagtcctcctcctccctcggctccCTGTTAGACGACTCGTCAAAGTCCGAGAACTGGTTCGTCGACGCGCTCAACAGCGCCATCTCGGGGTCCTTCGACGGCATCCCGCGCGGGATCTCCACCGACTCCGCCTCCGTCAACTGCCTCCTCGGCCTCGAGGACGACAACGCCTCGCAGCACTCCCGCAGCGGGGTGCCCAACTCCGGCCCGGCGGAGGACCAGCGGGCCAACCAGCAGAAGCTCGCCGCGGCGGCCAGGCACCAGCACGACGTGCAGTCCGTGCCCGACTCGCCGATGCTGGACAAGAACTCCTCCTTCGGCTCCACGTCCTCGGCGCCGTCCCTGTCGAATCTGCCGCCGATTCGGGTGCGGCCCGAGGATCGGCAGCCTGTGGCGCCGCCGGTCTCTGTGGAGGATCACTTTGCCCAGATGGGGATCTCGGAGCAGCAGGGCCTGCCTCCGCCGGTGATGGGATATATGCAACCGCCGCCCCAGGCGCCGATCCCCGCCATGGCGATGCAGGCGGCCAGCAGCATCTCGCCATcggagccgcccagcagggccttCTCAGATGATGACAGGTCCGATCACGGGGGTCGGATGCAGCAGCCACCAAAGCAGGAGGTTCCACCTACCGCCGACCCCAACAACAG GGCCATGTTCTACAATGATATGTCGCCTCGGAATGAGATGAAGCGAGACATGCCGGTGGGAACTGATGCCGCCAGCTATCGCGCTCCAGCGCCAGCTCCAGATGCTGCCACATCGGCAGCCGCTGCACAGCCGCCGCCTGGTTATGTCTATGCGCAGATGCAGCCACAACAGCAGTTACAGCAGCCACCACAGCAGCAattacagcagcagcagcaattacagcagcagcagcagttacAACAGCAAGCTCAGCAGCAATTGCCACAACAAATACAGCAGCAGCCACAGCAGCAATTGCCGCCGCAATTACAGCAGCAAGCACAGCAGCAGCAAGCACAGCAGCAGCCTCCGCAGCCGCAGCAAGCACATCAGCCAGCTCCACAGCAGTATGTCACCGCGGGAAATCAGCATTTCATTCACAACCCAGCCACGGGCACATTCATTCCAATCCAATCTTATTACCAGCAGACTGTCCCTCAGCAAGCGCCGCAGCAACAGCAGTCGCCTGCATTTGACCCAAATACTGGCATGTATTACATCCCTATGCAGCGTCCAAATGCACCTCAGCAGTATAGCATTCCTGCTGGTGCTGTAGCCCCTATGGCTGCCCCGACACTTGTTGACAGCGTACCGAAGCCAACCGTGCCGATTCCTCAGCAATATATGAAGCCTGAATTGCAGCAGCCTGGCATGTACCGAACCGCGGCGCCCGCTGCCCCTGCTCCAGGGGCTAACACGGCCCCTAATTATGCTGGAATGGGGTACCACCATGTAATGCAATCCCACCACCATCCTGCATCGCAGCCTCCGCCGACCATGGCGGGAAACTATGGGTACCCCGAGTATGCTGCTGATCCCCGCGCACAGGTATTCTACTCCCAGGCAGGAGCACCACCAGCATCATTGCCGCCTCAGTATCAGCTGCCCATGGGAGCACCTGATGCCAGCGGTCAGGCTGACATGAATCAGAACCGTGGTGGTTCATAG